TTTGACTATTCTATGCCTGTATAATTAAAGACATTATTTGAAATTTTGCACAGTTTAGTATGGCGGAATAATCCGCCATATACGTTACTATTCGTTATTGTTCGCGACGCGTATCACGACTTTGCCAAAGTTTTTACCATTCAGCAAACCTATAAGTGCCTCCGGCGCATTTTCGAGGCCGTCGGTCACCTGCTCGCGGTAGTGGATCTTGCCCTCTTTGACCCAACGCCCCATCTCCTGCTGAAACTCTTCGATGCGGTGGCCGTAATCCTGGTTGATGATAAAGCCCTGCATGCGGATGCGTTTTTTCAGGATGGTGCCCATCAGCAACCCAAGACGATCCGGCCCTGGCGGCAGATCGGTGGCGTTGTATCCGCTTACCAGCCCGCAGACCGGCACCCGCGCCTGGGTGTTCAGCAGCGGCAGTACCGCATCAAACACTTTACCGCCCACGTTCTCGTAATAGATATCGATGCCGTCCGGGCAGGCCTGCTTAAGCTGTTCGGCAAAATCGTCGGCATGGTGATCGAGACACTTATCAAAGCCCAGCACCTCGGTGGCGTGGCGGCACTTCTCCGCCCCACCGGCAACGCCTACCACCCGGCAGCCTTTCAGCTTGCCCACCTGGCCGACGGTGGAGCCCACCGGACCGGTCGCCGCGGCCACCACCAGCGTCTCGCCCGCTTTCGGTTGCCCGATATCCAGCAGACCCATATAGGCGGTGAAGCCCGGCATCCCCAGAATGCCTAGCGCCCATGAAGGGTGATCCGGGTTTTCGCCC
This DNA window, taken from Leclercia adecarboxylata, encodes the following:
- a CDS encoding NADP-dependent oxidoreductase codes for the protein MSQSSTQNRQWVLASRPQGAPTADNFRLETTDIPQPADGQLLLRTMWLSLDPYMRGRMSDAPSYSPPVEIDAVMVGGTVSRVEASNHPDYKSGEWVLGYSGWQEYELSDGSGLVKLGENPDHPSWALGILGMPGFTAYMGLLDIGQPKAGETLVVAAATGPVGSTVGQVGKLKGCRVVGVAGGAEKCRHATEVLGFDKCLDHHADDFAEQLKQACPDGIDIYYENVGGKVFDAVLPLLNTQARVPVCGLVSGYNATDLPPGPDRLGLLMGTILKKRIRMQGFIINQDYGHRIEEFQQEMGRWVKEGKIHYREQVTDGLENAPEALIGLLNGKNFGKVVIRVANNNE